CCGCACCCTACTATGGCAGCTTTAAACACTGTATTTCCCTCTTTTCTTCTGCCGTACATTCCTATTTATCTCTTTCAATTCTGGACGGCTATCCATAAATTCCACGATATCCTTTGTCCTGAAATCTTTTTTGGCAGAATTGAAATGTTCAAATATGATCCCGACCAGCTCGAGGTCCGGTAATTCATCAACAACAAGCCTCAGGTCTGGCCGCTTGATCGCCGGAGGGCATGGAAGATGGCCTATTTTGTACTTATCCGGATTATTGTATATATAGGTCGAAACATTTTCTCTGTCAACCGGATCATTTGTAATCCTGGAAACCTCATCCAGCACTGCCGTAGGAAAAACCAGTAAGCTGATCCCCCACGGAAACGTACCATCCAGACACGTACCAAGACAATCAAAGCCGTTCTCAAGATAATATTTAATCGCCGCATCGATAATGTCCGGATCTATAAGCGGCGTGTCGCCCCAAAGTTCGACTATATGGTCAGCGTTGCAGTATTTTGCAGCCTGAAGCACCCTGTCCAGGACATCATTTTCACTACCCCTATAGCACTTCACGCTGAGCGTTTCGGCAAG
The DNA window shown above is from Candidatus Omnitrophota bacterium and carries:
- a CDS encoding glycosyltransferase family protein, translated to MKIVASVEARTGSTRLPGKVMREIMGRPMLELMIERVKRSKKVDEIVIATSTHENDDVLEKLAETLSVKCYRGSENDVLDRVLQAAKYCNADHIVELWGDTPLIDPDIIDAAIKYYLENGFDCLGTCLDGTFPWGISLLVFPTAVLDEVSRITNDPVDRENVSTYIYNNPDKYKIGHLPCPPAIKRPDLRLVVDELPDLELVGIIFEHFNSAKKDFRTKDIVEFMDSRPELKEINRNVRQKKRGKYSV